One segment of Nocardioides sp. QY071 DNA contains the following:
- a CDS encoding YciI family protein: MAKYLLLKHYRSSHAIAKDELVPMDQWTPEEVSAHIAFMRQVADELSERGEFVDGQALSPEGTFVRYDGEGRPPVTDGPFAETKDLIAGWMIIDVDSQERAYEAAARLSSAPGAGGQPIHEWIEVRPFLGEPPVVTE, from the coding sequence ATGGCGAAGTACCTCCTGCTCAAGCACTACCGCAGCAGCCACGCGATCGCGAAGGACGAGCTGGTCCCGATGGACCAGTGGACGCCCGAGGAGGTGAGCGCGCACATCGCGTTCATGCGGCAGGTCGCCGACGAGCTCAGCGAGCGCGGCGAGTTCGTGGACGGTCAGGCGCTCTCCCCGGAGGGCACGTTCGTCCGGTACGACGGCGAGGGCCGCCCGCCGGTCACCGACGGCCCGTTCGCGGAGACCAAGGACCTGATCGCCGGCTGGATGATCATCGACGTCGACAGTCAGGAGCGCGCCTACGAGGCCGCCGCCCGGCTGTCCTCGGCGCCCGGCGCCGGCGGGCAGCCGATCCACGAGTGGATCGAGGTCCGCCCGTTCCTGGGCGAACCGCCGGTCGTCACGGAATGA
- the phoU gene encoding phosphate signaling complex protein PhoU produces MRDAYTDQLDAIFDDLAGISRRVQTAVGEATEALMTGNSSIAETVISQDAEIDRARERVEDSCFALLSLQQPVAGDLRTVVAALRMVGELERMGDLSVHVAKIARLRVPDVAVPEEVRPTMARMAEVAEDMVGRVTEVISGRDVEAAIALGRDDEEMDQLRRRSFTELLGEEWTHGVEAAVDIALLGRYYERIADHAVSVANRVIFVVTGHHPAPAA; encoded by the coding sequence ATGCGTGATGCCTACACCGACCAGCTCGACGCGATCTTCGACGACCTCGCCGGAATCTCCCGCCGCGTCCAGACCGCCGTCGGCGAGGCCACCGAGGCCCTGATGACCGGCAACTCCTCGATCGCCGAGACCGTGATCAGCCAGGATGCGGAGATCGACCGTGCCCGCGAGAGGGTCGAGGACTCCTGCTTCGCGCTGCTCTCCCTGCAGCAGCCGGTCGCCGGTGACCTGCGCACCGTGGTGGCCGCGCTGCGCATGGTCGGCGAGCTGGAGCGGATGGGCGACCTGTCCGTCCACGTCGCCAAGATCGCCCGCCTGCGGGTCCCGGACGTCGCCGTACCCGAGGAGGTCCGCCCGACCATGGCCCGGATGGCCGAGGTCGCCGAGGACATGGTCGGCCGAGTCACCGAGGTGATCTCGGGGCGCGACGTCGAGGCCGCCATCGCGCTGGGCCGCGACGACGAGGAGATGGACCAGCTGCGCCGCCGCAGCTTCACCGAGCTGCTCGGCGAGGAGTGGACCCACGGCGTCGAGGCCGCGGTCGACATCGCCCTGCTCGGCCGCTACTACGAGCGGATCGCCGACCACGCCGTCTCGGTCGCCAACCGGGTGATCTTCGTCGTGACCGGCCACCACCCCGCTCCTGCCGCCTGA
- a CDS encoding response regulator transcription factor codes for MTRVLVVEDEESYSDALAYLLRKEGFEVAIAADGNEALKEFDRNGADIVLLDLMLPGIPGTEVCRTIRQTSNVPVIMVSAKDDEVDKVVGLELGADDYVTKPYSPRELVARIRAVLRRGIGDELLPDTLEAGPVRMDVERHVVTVDGTEQRLPLKEFELLEMFLRNPGRVLTRGQLIDRVWGSDYVGDTKTLDVHVKRLRAKLEPEPSEPKFLVTVRGLGYKFDV; via the coding sequence ATGACCCGGGTACTTGTCGTCGAGGACGAGGAGAGCTACAGCGACGCGCTCGCCTACCTGCTCCGCAAGGAGGGGTTCGAGGTCGCGATCGCTGCCGACGGCAACGAGGCGCTCAAGGAGTTCGACCGCAACGGCGCCGACATCGTGCTGCTCGACCTGATGCTTCCGGGCATCCCCGGCACCGAGGTGTGTCGCACCATCCGGCAGACGTCGAACGTGCCGGTGATCATGGTCAGCGCCAAGGACGACGAGGTGGACAAGGTGGTCGGGCTCGAGCTGGGCGCCGACGACTACGTCACCAAGCCGTACTCCCCCCGCGAGCTGGTCGCCCGGATCCGCGCGGTCCTGCGCCGCGGCATCGGCGACGAGCTGCTGCCCGACACCCTCGAGGCCGGGCCGGTCCGGATGGACGTCGAGCGCCACGTGGTCACCGTCGACGGCACCGAGCAGCGGCTGCCGCTCAAGGAGTTCGAGCTGCTCGAGATGTTCCTGCGCAACCCGGGCCGGGTGCTCACCCGCGGCCAGCTGATCGACCGGGTCTGGGGCTCCGACTACGTCGGCGACACCAAGACCCTCGACGTGCACGTCAAGCGGCTGCGCGCCAAGCTGGAGCCGGAGCCGAGCGAGCCGAAGTTCCTCGTCACGGTCCGCGGCCTGGGCTACAAGTTCGACGTCTGA
- a CDS encoding DUF6596 domain-containing protein, giving the protein MTDQPGLPGLGELLRDLTPQVLGILVRRGSDFAAAEDAVQEAMVEALRHWPPDQPDAWPDNPRAWLVKVAGRKLVDAQRSSYARERRELRVHLEPGPGPSEQADDTLLLLSRCCHPALSPASAIALTLRAVGGLTTAQIAQAFLVPETTMAQRISRAKRTVSGERFDRPGEVGAVLRVLYLIFNEGFTDTVDLAEEAIRLTRQLAGATDDPEVDGLLALMLLHHARRRARRTASGTVVPLAEQDRSLWDTSMIAEGVEVLQAALARDALGEYQAQAAIAALHDDAATAGETDWPQVLEWYDELLRLAPSPVVALNRAVAVGEVDGPLAGLRQVEGLPADLPRRDAVAAWLHERAGDRDEAARLYRLAAERATNVAERDHLTRQASRLHAGR; this is encoded by the coding sequence ATGACCGACCAGCCGGGCCTCCCGGGGCTGGGCGAGCTGCTGCGCGACCTCACGCCGCAGGTGCTCGGCATCCTCGTCCGCCGCGGATCCGACTTCGCGGCGGCCGAGGACGCCGTCCAGGAGGCGATGGTCGAGGCGCTGCGGCACTGGCCGCCCGACCAGCCCGACGCGTGGCCCGACAATCCGCGGGCCTGGCTGGTGAAGGTGGCCGGGCGCAAGCTGGTCGACGCCCAGCGCTCGTCGTACGCCCGCGAGCGCCGCGAGCTGCGGGTGCACCTCGAGCCCGGGCCGGGCCCCTCCGAGCAGGCCGACGACACCCTGCTCCTGCTCAGCCGGTGCTGCCATCCGGCGCTCTCCCCGGCGTCGGCGATCGCACTCACCCTGCGCGCGGTCGGTGGCCTGACGACGGCCCAGATCGCGCAGGCGTTCCTGGTGCCGGAGACGACGATGGCGCAGCGGATCAGTCGCGCCAAGCGCACGGTCAGCGGCGAGCGGTTCGACCGGCCCGGGGAGGTCGGCGCGGTGCTGCGGGTGCTCTACCTGATCTTCAACGAGGGGTTCACCGACACCGTCGACCTCGCCGAGGAGGCGATCCGGCTGACCCGGCAGCTCGCGGGCGCGACCGACGATCCCGAGGTCGACGGCCTGCTCGCGCTGATGCTGCTGCACCACGCGCGGCGCCGGGCCCGTCGTACCGCATCGGGGACGGTGGTGCCCCTCGCCGAGCAGGACCGATCGCTGTGGGACACCTCGATGATCGCCGAGGGTGTCGAGGTGCTGCAGGCCGCGCTGGCCCGCGACGCACTCGGCGAGTACCAGGCCCAGGCCGCGATCGCCGCGCTCCACGACGACGCCGCGACGGCCGGGGAGACCGACTGGCCCCAGGTCCTCGAGTGGTACGACGAGCTGCTGCGCCTGGCCCCGAGCCCGGTCGTCGCGCTCAACCGGGCCGTCGCGGTCGGCGAGGTCGACGGGCCGCTCGCCGGCCTGAGGCAGGTCGAGGGGCTGCCCGCCGACCTGCCGCGACGTGACGCCGTCGCCGCGTGGCTGCACGAGCGCGCCGGCGACCGCGACGAGGCCGCCCGGCTGTACCGACTGGCGGCGGAGCGGGCGACCAACGTCGCCGAGCGCGACCACCTCACGCGGCAGGCGAGCCGGCTGCACGCCGGCAGGTAG
- a CDS encoding ATP-binding protein — translation MDPTTQAFLAALLGALVAGGAMLAWHLSDRQQRVYQTPEEPLLPDGVAAVLSVLRSSAVVVDESDAVVKASAPAYAMGFVRGTTLLSDELGGLIRQVRRDGQIRETELIVPRATGTPRHVTARVAPLGSRLVLALVEDRTRERQVDAVRRDFVANVSHELKTPVGAMRLLAEAVQDASDDPEAVYRFASRMLTESDRLSRLIQQIIELSRLQGDEPLDSPVPVSIDDVVASAVDFVDMNANAKDIQLIAEGEEGLKVLGSEKQVGAAVSNLVANAVAYSEPNSRVVVTRKRVGPNVEISVIDQGIGIPEAEVERIFERFYRVDPARHRSTGGTGLGLSIVKHVAATHGGEVRVWSVEGQGSTFTLTLPQHAHHDAEGPYLRLAPLASTPESPGGRTNDQEDA, via the coding sequence GTGGATCCGACGACGCAGGCCTTCCTGGCCGCGCTCCTCGGCGCCCTCGTGGCGGGCGGGGCCATGCTGGCATGGCACCTCAGCGACCGCCAGCAACGGGTCTACCAGACCCCCGAGGAGCCGCTGCTGCCCGACGGCGTTGCGGCGGTGCTCTCGGTGCTGCGCAGCAGCGCGGTCGTCGTCGACGAGTCCGACGCCGTCGTGAAGGCGTCGGCGCCGGCGTACGCCATGGGCTTCGTGCGCGGCACCACCCTGCTCTCCGACGAGCTCGGCGGCCTGATCCGTCAGGTACGACGCGACGGCCAGATCCGCGAGACCGAGCTGATCGTGCCGCGGGCGACCGGCACGCCGCGCCACGTCACCGCGCGCGTGGCGCCGCTGGGCTCGCGCCTGGTGCTGGCCCTGGTCGAGGACCGCACCCGCGAGCGCCAGGTCGACGCCGTACGACGTGACTTCGTGGCCAACGTGAGCCACGAACTGAAGACGCCGGTCGGCGCGATGCGCCTGCTCGCCGAGGCGGTCCAGGACGCGTCGGACGACCCCGAGGCGGTCTACCGGTTCGCGTCGCGGATGCTCACCGAGAGCGACCGCCTCTCGCGGCTGATCCAACAGATCATCGAGCTCTCGAGATTGCAGGGCGACGAGCCGCTCGACTCGCCGGTCCCCGTCTCGATCGACGACGTGGTCGCCTCCGCGGTCGACTTCGTCGACATGAACGCCAACGCCAAGGACATCCAGCTCATCGCCGAGGGCGAGGAGGGGCTCAAGGTCCTCGGCAGCGAGAAGCAGGTCGGCGCCGCCGTCTCCAACCTGGTGGCGAACGCCGTGGCCTACTCCGAGCCCAACTCCCGCGTCGTGGTGACCCGCAAGCGGGTCGGGCCCAACGTGGAGATCTCTGTCATCGACCAGGGCATCGGCATCCCCGAGGCCGAGGTCGAGCGCATCTTCGAGCGGTTCTACCGGGTCGACCCCGCACGACACCGCTCGACCGGCGGCACCGGCCTGGGGCTGTCGATCGTCAAGCACGTGGCCGCCACCCACGGCGGCGAGGTGCGCGTGTGGTCGGTGGAGGGGCAGGGCTCGACCTTCACCCTCACGTTGCCGCAGCACGCGCACCACGACGCGGAGGGGCCGTACCTGCGGCTCGCACCGCTCGCGTCCACCCCGGAATCGCCGGGCGGACGCACGAATGATCAGGAGGACGCATGA
- a CDS encoding MFS transporter, with amino-acid sequence MAPRATARTTTSAGIFIVLLAQLMLVLDSAVMNVGLPHIASDLHFGAASLSWVLNGYALAFGGLLLLGGRLGDVFGRLTVFWIGLAVFTVFSLLGGLATEPWMLVTARALQGVGAAVAAPSVLALITTTARDEAARNRALALFTAVSSGGAALGMLLGGVLTDVLNWRWTLFINVPIGLAVLATVRRHVADTPRRPGRFDVVGAITSTGAAATLVWTLIKAPEHGWLSAPTLLGLALAVGLAVALVVTERRHSHPLLRLGLLRSRTRVATLVTMAALYGGMLATFFLMVQYFEEDLGYGPLQTGFAFLPIPLSVFTMSRITPRLVARFSQPPIIVAGAVGVLTSFVLLNRIDASTSYWTGVFPALLAMGLSMGGSFMPITSLALQGVEPEHAGSASGLLQTMQQLGGAVGLAVIASVYASHGVPGDFLAGAHAGFAAASVIAALGLVSAATMLARPRAVVAERRPVAN; translated from the coding sequence GTGGCACCCCGGGCAACCGCCCGGACCACCACCTCCGCGGGCATCTTCATCGTGCTGCTCGCCCAGCTCATGCTGGTCCTCGACTCCGCCGTCATGAACGTCGGACTGCCCCACATCGCCAGCGACCTCCACTTCGGCGCCGCGTCGCTGTCGTGGGTCCTCAACGGCTACGCGCTCGCCTTCGGCGGCCTGCTGCTCCTCGGCGGACGGCTCGGCGACGTCTTCGGCCGCCTCACGGTCTTCTGGATCGGGCTGGCGGTGTTCACCGTCTTCTCGCTGCTCGGCGGCCTGGCCACCGAGCCCTGGATGCTCGTCACCGCCCGCGCCCTCCAGGGCGTCGGGGCCGCGGTCGCCGCTCCGTCGGTGCTCGCCCTGATCACCACGACGGCCCGCGACGAGGCCGCCCGCAACCGCGCCCTCGCGCTCTTCACAGCCGTCTCCTCCGGCGGCGCCGCGCTCGGCATGCTGCTCGGCGGCGTCCTCACCGACGTGCTCAACTGGCGCTGGACGCTGTTCATCAACGTGCCGATCGGCCTCGCGGTCCTGGCGACCGTACGCCGCCACGTCGCCGACACGCCCCGCCGCCCCGGCCGGTTCGACGTGGTCGGCGCGATCACCTCGACCGGTGCGGCGGCCACGCTGGTCTGGACACTCATCAAGGCGCCCGAGCACGGCTGGCTCTCCGCCCCGACCCTCCTCGGCCTGGCTCTGGCCGTCGGCCTCGCCGTCGCCCTGGTCGTCACCGAGCGGCGCCACAGCCACCCGCTCCTCCGCCTGGGCCTGCTGCGCAGCCGGACCCGGGTCGCCACCCTGGTCACCATGGCGGCGCTGTACGGCGGCATGCTCGCCACGTTCTTCCTGATGGTCCAGTACTTCGAGGAGGACCTGGGCTACGGCCCGCTGCAGACCGGGTTCGCGTTCCTGCCGATCCCGCTGAGCGTGTTCACGATGTCGCGGATCACGCCGCGCCTGGTGGCCCGCTTCTCGCAGCCGCCGATCATCGTCGCCGGCGCGGTCGGCGTACTCACCAGCTTCGTGCTGCTCAACCGGATCGACGCCTCGACCAGCTACTGGACCGGTGTCTTCCCGGCCCTGCTGGCGATGGGCCTGAGCATGGGCGGCAGCTTCATGCCGATCACCTCGCTGGCCCTGCAGGGCGTCGAGCCCGAGCACGCCGGCTCGGCCTCGGGCCTGCTGCAGACCATGCAGCAGCTCGGCGGTGCGGTCGGCCTGGCCGTCATCGCGTCGGTGTACGCCTCCCACGGCGTACCCGGCGACTTCCTCGCCGGTGCCCACGCCGGCTTCGCGGCGGCCTCGGTGATCGCGGCGCTCGGACTGGTGAGCGCGGCGACGATGCTCGCCCGGCCGCGGGCGGTCGTGGCGGAGCGCCGACCCGTCGCGAACTAG
- a CDS encoding DMT family transporter, whose amino-acid sequence MTKRGWSLFLAMCLIWGLPYLFIRIAVDHVSPAGLVFLRTALAALVLLPLALVRREVAPVLARWRPLTLFAVIEIMIPWVLLGHAEQRISSSLAGLLVAAVPLFGALAFLVTSHAERFTAAQTGGLALGFAGVACLVGLDIGHIDVLAVVEMLGVAVCYATGPLILARWFADLSGLGVMACALTLTAVVYSPFGVMDPPTDLPAEAWLSVVVLALVCTALAFVIFLDLIKVAGPTRSTIITYVNPAVAILLGVLLLDERLTTGMLVGFPLILVGCAVAAGGRPAAVASTEPAAECAVVPGPDPA is encoded by the coding sequence GTGACGAAGCGCGGATGGTCGCTGTTCCTGGCGATGTGCCTGATCTGGGGCCTGCCCTACCTGTTCATCCGGATCGCGGTCGACCACGTCAGCCCGGCCGGGCTGGTCTTCCTCCGCACCGCGCTCGCCGCGCTCGTGCTGCTGCCGCTGGCGCTCGTCCGACGCGAGGTCGCACCGGTGCTGGCCCGCTGGCGTCCGCTCACGCTCTTCGCCGTCATCGAGATCATGATCCCGTGGGTGCTGCTGGGGCATGCCGAGCAGCGGATCTCCTCGTCCCTGGCGGGCCTGCTGGTGGCCGCGGTGCCGCTGTTCGGCGCGCTGGCCTTCCTGGTGACCAGCCACGCCGAGCGGTTCACCGCCGCCCAGACCGGCGGCCTGGCGCTGGGGTTCGCGGGCGTGGCCTGCCTGGTCGGCCTCGACATCGGTCACATCGACGTGCTCGCGGTGGTCGAGATGCTGGGCGTGGCGGTCTGCTACGCGACCGGGCCGCTGATCCTGGCGCGCTGGTTCGCCGACCTCTCCGGGCTCGGCGTGATGGCCTGTGCGCTCACCCTGACCGCGGTCGTCTACTCGCCCTTCGGGGTGATGGACCCGCCGACCGACCTGCCCGCCGAGGCCTGGCTCAGCGTCGTCGTCCTGGCTCTGGTCTGCACCGCGCTGGCGTTCGTGATCTTCCTCGATCTGATCAAGGTCGCCGGCCCCACCCGCTCGACGATCATCACCTATGTCAACCCGGCGGTGGCGATCCTGCTCGGCGTACTCCTGCTCGACGAGCGGCTCACTACCGGCATGCTCGTCGGCTTCCCGCTGATCCTCGTGGGCTGTGCGGTCGCCGCCGGCGGGCGGCCGGCCGCGGTCGCGAGCACCGAGCCGGCGGCCGAGTGCGCGGTCGTCCCCGGCCCCGACCCGGCCTGA
- a CDS encoding DMT family transporter — translation MTAAEPAAPAVVPDPRRAGDTGPLALVAVGTTLVLWASAFVGIRHLSHDFSAGALSLGRLTAGALALAPVALAQGLPRPSRRQWVSIATIGVLWFGIYNLSLNAGEQRVDAGTASMLLQVSPVLIAVLAAMFLGERFTAQLAAGLVLAFSGVVVIGLSTSGGDNTGDLLGVVLCLVPAAAYSVSVILQKPLVAELSAVHVTWLACTVGVVTCLPWAGRLVTEVGDAPVSSTLWLVYLGVFPTAIAFTTYAYALRHMTASALGVTTYLVPPLTIVMGLVFLDEVPPVVAYAGGVLALVGVAVARRTR, via the coding sequence GTGACCGCCGCCGAGCCCGCCGCCCCCGCCGTCGTCCCGGACCCCCGGCGGGCCGGCGACACCGGGCCGTTGGCCCTCGTCGCGGTCGGGACCACGCTGGTCCTGTGGGCCAGCGCCTTCGTCGGCATCCGGCACCTCTCCCACGACTTCTCCGCCGGTGCGCTGTCCCTGGGCCGGCTGACGGCGGGCGCGCTGGCCCTCGCGCCGGTCGCGCTCGCACAGGGCCTGCCCCGCCCGAGCCGGCGGCAGTGGGTCTCGATCGCGACGATCGGCGTGCTCTGGTTCGGGATCTACAACCTCTCTCTCAACGCCGGCGAGCAGCGTGTCGACGCCGGGACGGCCTCGATGCTGCTGCAGGTCTCCCCCGTCCTCATCGCCGTCCTGGCCGCGATGTTCCTCGGCGAGCGGTTCACCGCCCAGCTCGCCGCCGGCCTGGTGCTGGCGTTCTCGGGCGTCGTCGTGATCGGCCTGTCCACCTCGGGCGGGGACAACACCGGCGACCTGCTCGGTGTCGTGCTGTGCCTGGTGCCCGCGGCGGCGTACTCCGTCAGCGTGATCCTCCAGAAGCCGCTCGTCGCCGAGCTCTCCGCCGTCCACGTCACCTGGCTGGCGTGCACCGTCGGCGTGGTGACCTGCCTGCCGTGGGCGGGTCGGCTGGTCACCGAGGTCGGCGACGCACCGGTGTCGTCCACGCTGTGGCTGGTCTACCTCGGGGTGTTCCCGACGGCGATCGCGTTCACGACCTACGCCTACGCGCTGCGGCACATGACCGCCTCGGCGCTCGGTGTCACGACCTACCTGGTTCCGCCGCTGACGATCGTGATGGGGCTGGTGTTCCTCGACGAGGTCCCGCCGGTGGTGGCGTACGCCGGCGGCGTGCTCGCACTCGTCGGGGTGGCGGTGGCGCGCCGGACCCGCTGA